From the Tribolium castaneum strain GA2 chromosome 2, icTriCast1.1, whole genome shotgun sequence genome, one window contains:
- the LOC107398674 gene encoding uncharacterized protein LOC107398674 — MENSTMDRLERPSNFVLVPATIAILCGTIADILIISATIKTRKWYSTFNLYVMNWCLCDALLMVLQPTTYTVIFSVELVDHKVFCIWMGEIVVITIGNFIFVAALTLDWFFAQYFENFSTKIRRFSKVQIGAIWVTVVILTIYICCKCIVDKSHVWIFSVTTVSLIMYFIVQILWFIKRKTSSPANEKSNLAVALISCYFLCWFPNYLIQAIKTFEGSSEGSQESNVVTSLIGYMNSVIMLLLLYYGDGEMKKGFNNLCSRKSEETEDQQNCETLEAK, encoded by the coding sequence ATGGAAAACAGTACCATGGACCGGCTCGAGCGCCCATCTAACTTTGTCCTAGTCCCAGCAACCATCGCCATTTTGTGCGGTACCATAGCCGACATTTTGATCATTTCTGCAACCATCAAGACCCGAAAATGGTACTCAACGTTCAATTTATACGTCATGAACTGGTGCCTGTGTGATGCCCTCCTCATGGTCCTCCAACCAACAACCTACACCGTAATTTTTTCGGTTGAATTGGTCGACCACAAAGTTTTCTGCATCTGGATGGGCGAAATCGTGGTCATAACAATTgggaatttcatttttgtggcGGCTTTGACTCTTGATTGGTTCTTTGCCCAGTATTTCGAAAACTTTTCGACGAAAATTCGGCGTTTTAGTAAAGTCCAGATTGGGGCGATTTGGGTCACTGTTGTCATTTTGACCATTTATATTTGCTGTAAATGCATTGTGGACAAATCGCACGTTTGGATTTTTTCAGTAACGACAGTCTCGCTCATTATGTATTTCATCGTTCAGATTTTGTGGTTCATCAAACGGAAAACTTCAAGTCCAGCTaatgaaaaatcaaacctAGCTGTTGCTCTAATTtcttgctattttttgtgttggTTCCCGAATTATTTGATTCAAGCGATCAAAACGTTCGAGGGTTCGAGTGAAGGTTCTCAGGAAAGTAATGTAGTAACTTCGCTGATTGGTTACATGAATTCGGTTATAATGCTTCTGTTACTGTACTATGGAGATGGGGAAATGAAGAAAGGGTTCAATAATTTGTGCTCCCGCAAGTCCGAAGAAACGGAAGATCAGCAGAATTGCGAAACGTTGGAAGCCAAGTAA